Proteins from a genomic interval of Cyprinus carpio isolate SPL01 chromosome A21, ASM1834038v1, whole genome shotgun sequence:
- the havcr2 gene encoding hepatitis A virus cellular receptor 1 homolog has product MIVFLFFFSSNIRVTSCSESSKLVVGQVGDTVNLPCKYDINNNGLLNVCWGRHQSWLSCENTVISSYGLQVTYRESNRFSLASGLEQGDVSLTIKAAQKRDAGIATSVADVKDATNNYMYEAVAVVHTEDTMATFVINTVRGGAIVFIPGLIITLLFSK; this is encoded by the exons ATGAttgtctttctcttctttttctcatcaaatatACGTGTAAcat CCTGCAGCGAATCATCAAAACTGGTGGTTGGACAGGTTGGGGATACAGTTAATCTTCCATGCAAATATGACATCAACAATAATGGCCTATTGAATGTTTGTTGGGGGAGACATCAGTCATGGCTCAGCTGTGAGAACACTGTTATCTCCTCCTATGGCTTGCAAGTGACATACAGAGAGTCAAACAGATTCAGCTTGGCCAGTGGACTGGAGCAAGGGGATGTTTCACTTACCATAAAGGCTGCTCAAAAGAGGGATGCTGGGAT AGCTACTTCTGTTGCTGATGTCAAAG ATGCTACCAACAACTACATGTATGAAGCAGTTGCAGTTGTCCATACTGAG GATACAATGGCAACATTTGTCATAAATACTGTAAGAGGGGGGGCCATTGTCTTCATCCCGGGTTTAATCATCACACTTCTGTTCAGTAAGTAG